One genomic region from Alteromonas pelagimontana encodes:
- the mutM gene encoding bifunctional DNA-formamidopyrimidine glycosylase/DNA-(apurinic or apyrimidinic site) lyase yields the protein MPELPEVEVSRLGITPWLVNETITRVIVRDSRLRWPVPLELSQAEGLPIKAVVRRAKYLLIDIGIANIVLHLGMSGKLRIVDAATPTVKHDHIDIVLGSGKCLRYNDPRRFGACLWQPLGTTLKQLTNLGPEPLTDEFDGERLHMLSRGRKTPVKSFIMDNDTVVGVGNIYANEALFMAGIHPKRSAGNISRERYKHLALDIKAVLTKAIEQGGTTLKDFAQTDGNPGYFKQHLRVYGRTGLPCERCETPIKSMVIGQRNTFFCSVCQR from the coding sequence ATGCCTGAATTACCCGAAGTAGAAGTGAGTCGCCTCGGCATTACTCCCTGGCTGGTAAATGAAACGATTACCCGCGTAATTGTAAGGGATAGCCGCTTGCGCTGGCCGGTACCACTTGAGCTGTCTCAGGCAGAAGGGCTTCCTATTAAGGCAGTAGTACGAAGAGCGAAATATCTGCTGATTGACATTGGCATCGCTAATATTGTGTTGCACCTGGGTATGTCGGGCAAATTACGCATAGTGGATGCTGCGACACCCACTGTAAAACATGATCATATTGATATTGTATTAGGCAGCGGAAAATGTCTGCGATATAACGATCCCAGACGCTTCGGAGCTTGCCTATGGCAACCGCTGGGAACAACCCTGAAGCAGTTGACTAATCTCGGCCCCGAGCCGCTTACAGACGAATTTGATGGCGAACGTTTGCACATGCTTTCCAGAGGAAGAAAGACGCCGGTAAAAAGTTTCATCATGGATAATGATACTGTAGTGGGTGTGGGTAATATCTACGCCAATGAAGCACTTTTTATGGCGGGAATTCATCCGAAAAGATCAGCCGGTAACATTAGCCGCGAACGGTATAAACACTTAGCGCTCGACATCAAAGCAGTGCTTACCAAGGCTATTGAACAGGGCGGAACTACGCTCAAGGACTTTGCCCAGACAGACGGCAACCCCGGCTACTTTAAGCAACATCTGCGTGTATACGGCCGTACAGGGTTGCCCTGCGAACGCTGTGAAACGCCAATAAAAAGCATGGTGATAGGCCAACGCAATACTTTTTTCTGTTCGGTATGCCAGCGATGA
- the coaD gene encoding pantetheine-phosphate adenylyltransferase — protein sequence MHTRAIYPGTFDPITNGHADLIERASQMFSHVIVGIAANPSKKPLFTLEERVEMITAVTADLANVEVQGFTGLLADFADIQNATILIRGLRAVSDFEYEFQLANMNRRLNPKLESVFLTPSEENSFISSTLVKEVALHRGRVGEFCHPVVEAALYERLKRNS from the coding sequence ATGCACACACGCGCTATATACCCGGGAACCTTTGATCCTATTACCAATGGTCACGCCGATCTCATTGAGCGTGCTTCGCAGATGTTTTCCCATGTTATTGTGGGTATTGCTGCCAATCCGAGTAAAAAGCCGTTGTTTACGCTGGAAGAGCGGGTGGAAATGATAACGGCAGTCACCGCTGATCTGGCAAACGTAGAAGTTCAGGGCTTTACCGGGCTATTGGCTGACTTCGCAGATATTCAGAATGCCACGATTCTGATACGCGGCCTGAGAGCTGTCTCTGATTTTGAATACGAATTTCAGCTCGCTAATATGAATCGCCGATTAAACCCGAAATTGGAAAGTGTTTTTTTAACGCCATCTGAAGAGAACTCATTCATTTCTTCTACGCTGGTGAAAGAAGTAGCGTTACATCGCGGTAGAGTAGGTGAATTCTGCCATCCAGTGGTGGAAGCTGCGTTATATGAGCGCTTAAAACGTAACTCATAA
- the rpmG gene encoding 50S ribosomal protein L33, translated as MRDKIKLVSSAGTGFFYTTDKNKRNMPGKMEIKKFDPVVRKHVMFKEAKIK; from the coding sequence ATGCGTGATAAAATTAAATTAGTTTCTTCAGCAGGTACAGGTTTCTTCTACACTACTGATAAAAACAAGCGTAACATGCCTGGTAAAATGGAGATCAAAAAATTTGATCCTGTAGTACGCAAGCACGTTATGTTCAAAGAGGCCAAAATCAAGTAA
- the rpmB gene encoding 50S ribosomal protein L28, with the protein MSRVCQVTGKRPAVGNNRSHARNATRRRFLPNLQSHRFWVESESRFVKLRLSAKGMRIIDKKGIDAVLSDIRASGVKI; encoded by the coding sequence ATGTCAAGAGTATGTCAAGTAACAGGTAAGCGTCCTGCGGTTGGTAATAACCGTTCGCACGCAAGAAACGCGACCCGTCGTCGCTTTTTGCCAAACCTTCAATCTCACCGTTTCTGGGTAGAGAGCGAAAGCCGTTTCGTTAAATTACGTTTGTCTGCTAAAGGCATGCGTATTATCGACAAAAAAGGTATTGATGCAGTATTATCTGACATCCGTGCCAGTGGTGTGAAAATCTAA